In a genomic window of Methanolacinia paynteri:
- a CDS encoding HD domain-containing protein has protein sequence MNFEDSAEIQNCLGILGAYGVDTVHPAHVTKNAGVLFDCLKELHHLGKPERRLLIFGSLLHDIGWSISEKKHHRHSMDIILGDKSLNLNDRERTIVANIARYHRKALPSDEHENFSGLSPEEKNIILVNASILRIADALDRMHMSRIEVAGCTVNGDSVIIKCRTSGISGYEIAAVEKKSDLFEKIFNKNVRPVCLIEQKKK, from the coding sequence ATGAACTTTGAAGACTCTGCAGAGATCCAAAACTGCCTCGGAATCCTGGGGGCATACGGTGTCGATACCGTTCACCCGGCGCATGTGACAAAAAATGCGGGTGTACTCTTCGACTGCCTCAAAGAGCTCCACCACCTTGGCAAACCTGAAAGGAGGCTTCTTATCTTCGGGTCTCTTCTTCACGATATCGGCTGGAGCATATCCGAAAAGAAGCACCACAGGCATTCGATGGATATCATACTGGGAGACAAGTCCCTGAATTTAAACGACCGGGAGAGGACGATCGTCGCAAATATCGCGAGATACCACAGGAAAGCGCTTCCCTCGGACGAGCACGAAAACTTCTCGGGTTTAAGTCCTGAAGAAAAAAACATCATTCTCGTGAATGCCTCGATCCTCAGGATCGCCGACGCCCTGGACAGGATGCACATGTCGAGGATCGAAGTTGCCGGGTGCACGGTGAACGGGGATTCGGTAATAATAAAATGCAGGACCTCTGGAATTTCAGGATATGAAATTGCAGCGGTCGAAAAGAAGAGCGACCTGTTCGAAAAAATTTTTAACAAGAATGTGAGGCCGGTATGCCTGATAGAACAGAAGAAAAAATAA
- a CDS encoding CHAD domain-containing protein — protein sequence MSGKYSCPDKGYCLYAAEYMTSLLSALAAETEGVKYSDDIEYVHRCRVATRRLRAAMSVFEECFPKKEFGEWLKQIKGITGSLGEARDLDVQVDFLKKFLSPEERQGTKVFFIAGDVAGKTNQTNVSETAIIPVYPAEDDDARAGKSVVSRIVNFFRHIFSPGRDETEPEPEGQTGDLTPSSGYNFRASDPYTAGIECLITRLEQRRKSIQPAVIKSIESFEKSKTAEKMGTYLRAMIVEADLNQTDIHSPYSFEKAFYNITLAEEGLYWYERFLKDPSLVKRHHEMRISAKKFRYTIETYSGLYEGELKDQIKVMKKLQDYLGDIHDCDVWAAFLDDFIVEERKRNIEFFGNDRFFMFVLPGLNFLKENRISKRTELYTELLEYWDGMKKEHFREELGSVISLPLQSSLNRIIDSSPDDSPLHIALIGDVHANLPALEAVLADAKERGASAIINTGDFIGYGAFPDQTVSKIRAEHIVSVIGNYDLSVLKSRTKKKSLPKNRQKRFAMEWAYKELSDENRRYLKLLPKNLSLMVKGKSLYVTHGSPDSIKDYINETTPDDLLRSYISGTGADFIITGHTHTQYAKKIDETWFINTGSVGRPDDGDPRACYAMLSLNPFSLYHVRVPYDVERAVEEIYKKNLPESFARIFREGKPLDIIMHSD from the coding sequence ATGTCAGGGAAATATAGCTGTCCTGACAAAGGGTATTGCCTTTATGCCGCAGAATATATGACCTCTCTTCTCTCGGCGCTTGCTGCAGAGACGGAGGGTGTGAAATATTCGGATGATATCGAATACGTCCACCGCTGCAGGGTTGCGACGAGAAGACTTCGGGCGGCGATGTCGGTATTCGAGGAATGTTTCCCCAAAAAAGAGTTCGGGGAATGGCTGAAACAGATCAAAGGGATCACCGGCTCGCTCGGCGAGGCAAGGGACCTGGACGTCCAGGTAGATTTCCTCAAAAAGTTTCTTTCGCCTGAAGAGCGGCAGGGAACGAAGGTTTTCTTTATCGCCGGGGATGTTGCGGGAAAGACAAATCAGACAAACGTTTCCGAGACTGCGATAATTCCCGTGTATCCCGCTGAAGACGACGACGCCCGGGCAGGGAAATCAGTCGTTTCCAGGATCGTGAACTTCTTCAGGCATATCTTTTCGCCGGGGAGAGATGAAACCGAACCTGAACCCGAAGGACAGACAGGTGATCTCACACCATCATCAGGATATAATTTCAGGGCGTCGGATCCGTATACGGCGGGAATCGAATGCCTGATTACAAGACTCGAACAGAGAAGAAAGAGCATCCAGCCGGCCGTTATAAAGTCCATCGAATCTTTCGAGAAGTCGAAGACGGCCGAAAAGATGGGGACATACCTGAGGGCGATGATCGTCGAGGCGGACCTGAACCAGACCGACATCCACTCACCTTACTCCTTCGAGAAGGCGTTTTACAATATTACGCTTGCAGAGGAGGGCCTGTACTGGTATGAGAGATTCTTAAAAGATCCGTCGCTGGTGAAAAGGCATCACGAGATGAGGATCTCGGCGAAGAAGTTCCGGTATACGATCGAGACATATTCCGGGCTGTACGAAGGGGAGCTGAAAGACCAGATCAAGGTCATGAAAAAGCTCCAGGACTATCTCGGCGATATCCACGACTGCGATGTCTGGGCGGCCTTCCTCGATGACTTCATCGTCGAGGAGAGGAAGAGGAACATCGAATTCTTCGGAAACGACCGGTTCTTCATGTTCGTTCTCCCGGGCCTCAACTTTCTCAAAGAGAACAGGATCTCGAAGAGGACGGAGCTGTATACAGAACTTCTCGAGTACTGGGACGGGATGAAGAAGGAGCATTTCCGCGAGGAGCTGGGATCGGTGATCTCTCTTCCGCTCCAGTCTTCGTTGAACCGCATCATCGACAGTTCGCCGGACGATTCACCCCTGCATATCGCACTGATCGGGGACGTTCACGCGAACCTTCCCGCACTGGAGGCCGTGCTCGCGGACGCGAAAGAACGCGGGGCATCAGCGATCATCAACACCGGGGATTTTATCGGGTACGGTGCTTTTCCCGACCAGACGGTATCGAAGATCAGGGCCGAGCATATCGTCAGCGTCATCGGGAATTACGATCTTTCTGTACTTAAGTCCAGGACGAAGAAGAAGAGCCTCCCGAAGAACAGGCAGAAACGTTTCGCGATGGAATGGGCGTATAAGGAGCTTTCCGATGAGAACAGGAGATACCTGAAGCTGCTTCCGAAAAATCTCAGCCTTATGGTGAAGGGAAAGTCCCTGTATGTCACGCACGGATCGCCTGATTCGATAAAGGATTACATAAACGAGACCACGCCCGACGATCTTCTCAGGTCGTATATCAGCGGTACGGGAGCGGATTTCATCATCACCGGTCATACCCATACGCAGTACGCAAAAAAGATCGACGAGACGTGGTTTATCAATACCGGTAGCGTGGGAAGACCGGACGACGGAGATCCCAGGGCATGCTACGCCATGCTGAGCCTGAATCCTTTCTCCCTGTATCATGTCAGGGTGCCGTACGACGTGGAGAGGGCTGTCGAGGAGATCTATAAGAAGAACCTTCCCGAATCGTTTGCAAGGATATTCCGGGAAGGAAAACCGCTGGATATAATCATGCATTCGGATTGA
- the pstB gene encoding phosphate ABC transporter ATP-binding protein PstB, whose product MSDKETILETKKLNLFYGEKQALTEVDVQVYKNHVTALIGPSGCGKSTLLRCFNRMNDLVASCRIDGEIIYHDRNIYSPGTDVVHMRKKIGMVFQQPNPFPKSIYDNIAYGPRIHGTKDRKKLDEIVEKSLKQAALWDEVHDRLDEPAMGLSGGQQQRLCIARTLAVEPEVILMDEPCSALDPIATSKIESLIDDLKKTYTVIIVTHSMSQASRVSDYTGFMYLGKMIEFGDTEKIFTSPDEELTNNYITGRFG is encoded by the coding sequence ATGTCAGATAAAGAAACAATACTTGAAACGAAGAAGCTCAACCTCTTCTACGGCGAAAAACAGGCCCTGACGGAGGTTGACGTTCAGGTTTACAAAAACCATGTAACCGCACTCATCGGCCCTTCGGGATGTGGAAAATCCACTCTTCTCAGGTGCTTCAACAGGATGAACGATCTTGTGGCCAGCTGCAGGATCGACGGCGAGATCATATACCACGACCGGAATATCTATTCGCCGGGCACCGACGTCGTCCACATGAGGAAGAAGATCGGGATGGTATTCCAGCAGCCCAACCCGTTCCCGAAATCGATCTATGACAATATCGCATACGGGCCGAGGATTCACGGGACAAAAGACAGGAAGAAACTCGACGAGATCGTTGAAAAGAGCCTGAAGCAGGCCGCATTATGGGATGAAGTCCACGACAGGCTGGACGAACCGGCGATGGGGCTCTCCGGGGGACAGCAGCAGAGGCTCTGCATCGCAAGAACTCTTGCAGTCGAGCCTGAGGTAATCCTGATGGACGAACCGTGCTCGGCTCTCGATCCGATAGCAACCTCGAAGATCGAGTCGCTGATCGACGATCTCAAGAAGACCTACACGGTCATCATCGTTACGCACAGCATGTCGCAGGCTTCGAGGGTCTCAGATTATACGGGATTCATGTACCTCGGGAAGATGATCGAGTTCGGCGATACGGAGAAGATATTCACGAGCCCGGACGAAGAGCTGACGAACAACTACATCACCGGAAGGTTCGGATAA
- the ppk1 gene encoding polyphosphate kinase 1 → MSKISLNNPGIFINRELSWIEFNRMVLEEAQDQRHPLLERVKFLSIFSSNLDEFMMIRVSGLRRQKKAGALESPPDGLTPTQQLSAIRSEVKKQILESDMIWRDNLLPALNKEGIFIHRFRELNKKQKNFLRKYFEKEIFPALTPMAFDPGRPFPFISNLSLNLAVIIDDPQEGNIFSRLKIPRETFPRLIRIPPECIKLSEECQDLVDEYHFVFIEDLAAANADLLFPEEKIVNCYPFVVSRDADLEIEEDEAADLLTAIEESVELRRIGSPVRLEVDRSMPKWVRNILAKKFELGSGDVYTVDEHLRKSDLMQLMDVDRPDLKDKPFLPSYPCGFEDEDKSIFPEIKKGDILFYHPYDSFTPIVNFIRQAAEDPDVIAIKQTLYRTGPKSPIVQALMKARMNGKQVSVMVELKARFDEQNNITWAKALERTGVHVVYGLMGIKVHSKMTMVVRREKEGLETYIHIGTGNYNPVTARIYTDIGIMTCDRSIASDVTDLFNALTGHSGKREFNDLIVSYGKTGMMKEKILGLIEQEIEVQKQGKEGYIAFKLNQLVDPDIIIALYKASKAGVKIVLQVRGICCLRPGMKDISENIECTSIVGRFLEHSRILYFRNDGNDILLTGSADMMQRNLNRRVEILMEIKDENIKSEIKKILDVHLNDNVNSRELRPDGSYVKKEASGERCDAQQWMIDHRGVWNEGHL, encoded by the coding sequence ATGTCAAAAATAAGCCTGAATAATCCCGGTATTTTTATCAACCGCGAACTTTCATGGATAGAATTCAACAGGATGGTACTGGAGGAAGCGCAGGACCAGAGACATCCTCTTCTCGAGAGAGTGAAATTTCTCTCCATCTTCTCGAGCAACCTCGACGAATTCATGATGATCCGCGTTTCGGGACTGAGGAGGCAGAAGAAAGCAGGAGCTTTGGAATCCCCTCCCGACGGACTGACACCGACCCAGCAGCTCTCGGCCATCCGCTCGGAGGTGAAGAAGCAGATCCTCGAGTCCGATATGATCTGGCGCGACAATCTTCTGCCCGCCCTGAATAAAGAGGGAATATTCATCCACCGCTTCAGGGAGCTGAATAAAAAACAGAAGAACTTCCTGAGAAAGTATTTCGAGAAGGAGATCTTTCCGGCCCTGACCCCGATGGCGTTCGACCCGGGCCGCCCGTTTCCGTTCATATCGAACCTGAGCCTGAACCTCGCCGTAATCATCGACGATCCGCAGGAGGGAAATATATTTTCGAGGCTCAAGATCCCGAGGGAGACATTCCCGAGGCTGATCAGGATACCGCCGGAATGCATCAAACTTTCCGAAGAATGCCAGGATCTTGTAGATGAGTATCATTTTGTCTTCATAGAAGATCTCGCTGCGGCAAATGCCGATCTCCTCTTCCCCGAGGAAAAGATCGTCAACTGTTATCCGTTCGTCGTATCGAGAGATGCCGACCTCGAGATCGAGGAGGATGAAGCAGCCGATCTCCTTACTGCGATCGAAGAGAGTGTCGAACTGAGACGGATCGGGTCTCCCGTAAGGCTCGAAGTCGACCGTTCCATGCCGAAATGGGTGCGGAATATTCTTGCAAAAAAATTCGAGCTCGGGTCCGGGGACGTGTACACGGTAGACGAGCACCTGAGAAAGTCGGACCTTATGCAACTGATGGATGTCGACCGGCCCGATCTTAAGGACAAGCCGTTTCTTCCCTCCTACCCCTGCGGGTTCGAGGATGAAGACAAAAGCATCTTTCCTGAGATCAAAAAGGGCGATATCCTCTTCTACCACCCCTACGACAGCTTCACCCCGATCGTGAATTTCATACGGCAGGCGGCCGAGGATCCGGACGTAATCGCGATTAAGCAGACGCTCTACAGGACCGGCCCGAAGTCCCCGATCGTCCAGGCGCTTATGAAAGCGAGGATGAACGGCAAGCAGGTCTCGGTGATGGTGGAGCTCAAGGCGAGATTCGACGAGCAGAACAATATCACCTGGGCGAAGGCGCTTGAGAGAACCGGCGTCCATGTCGTATACGGGCTGATGGGAATCAAGGTCCATTCAAAGATGACGATGGTCGTCAGGAGAGAGAAGGAGGGGCTTGAGACCTACATCCATATCGGGACAGGAAACTACAACCCGGTTACCGCGAGGATCTATACGGATATCGGCATCATGACATGCGACAGATCGATCGCATCCGATGTCACCGATCTCTTCAATGCCTTAACAGGCCATTCGGGAAAACGCGAGTTCAACGATCTCATCGTCTCCTACGGCAAGACGGGCATGATGAAGGAGAAGATCCTCGGCCTGATCGAACAGGAGATCGAGGTCCAAAAGCAGGGCAAAGAGGGTTATATCGCGTTCAAACTGAATCAGCTCGTGGACCCGGATATCATTATCGCGCTCTATAAGGCTTCGAAAGCAGGTGTCAAAATCGTCCTCCAGGTGAGGGGCATCTGCTGTCTCAGGCCGGGAATGAAGGATATCAGTGAAAATATCGAATGCACGTCCATAGTAGGGAGATTCCTCGAACATTCGAGGATATTGTACTTCAGAAACGACGGCAACGATATTCTTCTCACCGGAAGCGCGGACATGATGCAGAGGAATCTCAACCGGAGAGTCGAGATCCTGATGGAGATAAAAGACGAGAATATCAAATCAGAAATAAAGAAGATCCTCGACGTCCACCTGAACGACAATGTAAATTCGAGAGAACTTCGCCCTGACGGCAGCTACGTCAAGAAAGAAGCGTCAGGGGAGAGATGCGACGCACAGCAGTGGATGATAGATCACAGGGGTGTCTGGAATGAAGGGCACCTCTGA
- the phoU gene encoding phosphate signaling complex protein PhoU encodes MSDKFQSELKKLKEYTIEMGEFSITMFRDSLKALNDMDEKLANDVIGRKRKLAEYNNNIDEETLRVLTLYQPVASDIRFLSCISQMNTSLYRLGRNGKDIAKLITILPNTPHLNVFKNICHMGDYVAIMIADVLEAFRTGDISKILDLGKRDNYVDNLQETIFRESFTYMMEDSSNISRCIEYVMVSRYLERMGDHACLMGEKVYFMIEGKKIEFH; translated from the coding sequence ATGAGCGATAAATTTCAGTCTGAATTGAAAAAATTAAAGGAGTACACCATAGAGATGGGTGAATTCTCCATCACCATGTTCAGGGATTCACTCAAAGCGTTGAACGACATGGACGAAAAGCTTGCAAACGATGTGATCGGGCGAAAGAGGAAGCTTGCCGAGTACAACAACAACATCGACGAGGAAACCCTGAGAGTTCTCACCCTCTACCAGCCGGTCGCAAGCGATATCAGGTTCCTATCGTGCATCTCGCAGATGAACACCTCGCTGTACAGGCTCGGGCGGAACGGGAAGGATATTGCCAAACTTATCACCATTCTCCCCAATACCCCGCACCTGAACGTGTTCAAAAATATCTGCCACATGGGCGATTATGTCGCCATTATGATAGCTGACGTCCTCGAGGCGTTCAGGACCGGCGACATCTCCAAGATCCTCGATCTCGGGAAGAGGGACAACTACGTCGACAATCTCCAGGAGACGATCTTCCGGGAGAGCTTCACGTACATGATGGAGGACAGCAGCAATATCTCCCGCTGCATCGAGTACGTCATGGTCTCGAGATATCTCGAGAGGATGGGGGACCATGCATGCCTTATGGGAGAAAAGGTATACTTTATGATAGAAGGAAAGAAAATAGAGTTCCATTAA